The following are encoded together in the Armatimonadota bacterium genome:
- a CDS encoding ParA family protein, which produces MAECLAVVNQKGGVGKTTSAVNLAACGALDGKRVLLVDTDPQGNATTGLGIDRSELEACVYDLLTDESLREDPESALDQVVQTTRVPGLDLVPATIDLAGADLTLASTIARETRLRHALQPAHQRYDVIFIDTAPSLGLLTVNSLAAAKDALIPIQAEYYALEGLAQLIKVVKLVQAQINPELSIRGVVITMFDGRANLSAEVAEEVRQFLGPKVYQRSIPRNIKLAEAPSHGLPAVVYEPSCRGAKAYWDLYREVFPRA; this is translated from the coding sequence ATGGCTGAGTGTCTGGCCGTCGTCAACCAGAAAGGCGGGGTGGGGAAGACCACTTCCGCTGTCAACCTCGCGGCATGCGGCGCGTTGGACGGCAAGCGCGTCCTGCTGGTGGATACTGACCCTCAAGGCAACGCCACTACTGGCCTCGGTATCGACCGTTCTGAGCTGGAGGCCTGCGTTTACGACCTGCTTACCGACGAATCCCTCCGTGAGGACCCCGAATCCGCTCTCGATCAGGTGGTCCAGACTACTCGCGTGCCGGGTCTGGATCTCGTGCCGGCTACCATCGACCTTGCGGGCGCCGACTTGACGCTTGCCAGCACTATCGCCCGCGAGACGCGCTTGAGACACGCGCTGCAGCCGGCTCACCAACGGTACGATGTCATCTTCATCGATACCGCTCCTTCCCTGGGCCTTCTCACGGTGAACAGCCTTGCGGCCGCAAAGGACGCTCTCATCCCGATCCAGGCAGAGTATTATGCCCTGGAAGGCCTCGCACAGCTCATCAAAGTGGTCAAACTCGTGCAGGCCCAGATCAACCCGGAGCTGTCCATCAGGGGCGTGGTGATCACCATGTTCGACGGCCGCGCAAATCTGTCGGCAGAGGTGGCCGAGGAGGTGCGCCAGTTCCTGGGACCGAAAGTGTACCAGCGTTCCATCCCCCGCAACATCAAGTTGGCCGAAGCACCCAGCCACGGCCTTCCTGCCGTGGTCTACGAGCCTTCCTGCAGAGGCGCAAAAGCATACTGGGACTTATATAGAGAGGTGTTCCCGCGTGCGTAA
- the serS gene encoding serine--tRNA ligase, whose amino-acid sequence MIDRRLIRETPEVVRKALRDRGSDFNLDRLIELEARRRELLGVESLKAEKNSLSKQIGATIQSGGDPEPLKARVADISAQIASMEEELGEVEQELDRMMLDIPNIPLPSVPVGASEEDNVVVKTWGEPRRFDFEALGHWQIGERLGILSFERAARMAGARFVCDVGLGATLERSLINFFLDTHTRKHGYTEVLPPILSNAESLIGTGSLPKFEEDLFKTREGYYLIPTAEVPLTNMHQGEIIEGDLLPLYYTAYTPCFRSEAGSAGRETRGMIRQHQFHKVELMKFVKPGQGDEELEKLTCDAEAILQMLDLPHRRVALCTGDITFGSAQTFDLEVWMPGMNTWLEISSCSQYGDFQARRCNTRYRPEAGARPEYVHTMNGSGLAAGRTVAAILENYQTAEGTVVIPEVLRPYMGGVSEIFPPER is encoded by the coding sequence ATGATCGACCGCCGACTGATCCGCGAGACCCCGGAAGTCGTCCGCAAAGCCCTCCGGGACCGCGGTTCCGACTTCAACCTGGATCGGCTTATCGAGCTGGAGGCGCGCCGTCGCGAACTGCTGGGCGTCGAGTCCCTCAAGGCCGAGAAGAATAGCCTGTCCAAACAGATCGGGGCCACTATCCAGTCGGGCGGCGACCCCGAGCCCCTCAAGGCGCGGGTTGCAGACATCTCGGCGCAGATCGCCTCCATGGAAGAGGAACTGGGTGAGGTTGAGCAGGAACTCGACCGCATGATGCTGGATATCCCCAACATCCCCCTTCCCAGTGTCCCGGTGGGGGCCAGTGAAGAAGACAACGTCGTCGTGAAGACCTGGGGCGAGCCCCGGCGATTCGACTTCGAGGCCCTCGGACATTGGCAGATCGGCGAACGACTGGGCATTTTGAGCTTCGAAAGGGCTGCCCGCATGGCAGGCGCACGCTTCGTCTGCGATGTGGGCCTCGGAGCAACCCTGGAACGCAGCCTGATCAATTTCTTCCTGGACACCCATACGCGGAAGCACGGGTACACGGAGGTTCTACCACCCATTCTATCGAACGCAGAATCGCTTATCGGCACCGGTAGCCTGCCGAAGTTCGAAGAGGACCTGTTCAAGACCCGGGAGGGTTACTACCTGATCCCCACCGCCGAGGTTCCGCTGACCAACATGCACCAGGGCGAGATCATCGAGGGCGACCTGCTACCCCTGTATTACACCGCCTACACCCCCTGCTTTCGCAGTGAAGCGGGCTCGGCGGGCCGGGAGACCCGGGGGATGATCCGTCAGCACCAGTTTCACAAGGTGGAGCTGATGAAGTTCGTAAAGCCCGGGCAAGGCGATGAGGAGCTCGAGAAGCTCACCTGCGACGCCGAGGCGATCCTGCAGATGCTGGACCTGCCCCATCGTCGCGTGGCCCTGTGCACTGGCGACATCACCTTTGGTTCGGCCCAGACGTTTGACCTTGAGGTCTGGATGCCCGGCATGAACACCTGGCTGGAGATCAGTTCATGCAGCCAGTACGGGGATTTCCAGGCGCGACGGTGCAATACACGTTATCGGCCTGAAGCCGGCGCGCGGCCCGAGTACGTGCATACCATGAACGGATCGGGTCTGGCAGCCGGGCGCACGGTGGCGGCAATCTTGGAGAACTACCAGACCGCCGAGGGCACCGTGGTGATCCCCGAGGTGCTCCGGCCCTACATGGGGGGCGTTTCGGAGATCTTCCCGCCGGAGCGGTGA
- a CDS encoding RtcB family protein: protein MLTDGVVYADEELFRDLRDDAALWQVANVACLPGIIGESMAMPDCHYGYGFPIGGVAATDAEEGVISPGGVGYDINCGVRLLRTDLMLDEVRDKLQDLANQIFRDVPSGVGEKGSIPLTEPELRRVLAQGAKYVVSQGMGTQADLDCTEEGGCLASADPDAVSSRAMSRGRPQVGTLGSGNHFLEIQTVDEVFDEEAASVMGIDEVGQVCVMIHSGSRGLGHQVCDDAIEVMQKSMRNYGLRVPDPQLCCVPVTSPEGQEYFAAMSAAANFAWANRQAVMHLVRTAFERVLKAGKGRLGMELVWDVAHNIAKFETHLVGGKERRLCVHRKGATRAFAPGRPEVPKRYREIGQPVIVPGDMGSASFVLVGTQTAMERTWGSTCHGAGRVLSRHQALKLQRGDEVARKLEAQGIVVRAAGKKTLAEEAPEAYKDVSRVVDACVCAQIARKVVRLRPVAVMKG from the coding sequence ATGCTCACCGACGGCGTGGTCTATGCCGACGAAGAGCTTTTTCGGGACCTGCGAGATGACGCGGCGCTCTGGCAGGTCGCGAACGTCGCCTGCCTGCCCGGGATCATCGGCGAATCCATGGCCATGCCCGACTGCCACTATGGCTATGGTTTCCCCATCGGCGGCGTTGCGGCCACCGATGCCGAAGAGGGCGTGATCTCACCTGGTGGCGTGGGCTACGACATCAATTGCGGAGTGCGGCTGCTGCGCACTGATCTTATGCTGGACGAAGTGCGCGACAAGCTGCAGGACCTGGCAAATCAGATTTTCCGGGACGTGCCCTCCGGGGTCGGCGAGAAGGGCAGCATCCCCTTGACTGAGCCCGAACTGCGCCGGGTGCTTGCCCAGGGCGCCAAGTACGTTGTGAGCCAGGGAATGGGGACCCAGGCCGACCTGGATTGCACCGAGGAAGGCGGGTGCCTGGCCTCGGCCGATCCGGACGCCGTGAGTTCCCGCGCAATGTCCCGGGGCCGACCACAGGTGGGCACTCTGGGCAGTGGCAATCACTTCCTGGAAATCCAGACGGTGGATGAGGTCTTCGACGAAGAGGCGGCCTCCGTGATGGGTATCGATGAGGTCGGGCAAGTCTGTGTCATGATCCACTCGGGCTCCCGCGGCCTGGGCCATCAGGTTTGTGACGATGCCATCGAGGTCATGCAGAAGTCCATGCGCAACTATGGGCTGCGTGTGCCGGACCCCCAGCTCTGCTGCGTTCCCGTGACCTCCCCCGAAGGGCAGGAGTACTTCGCCGCGATGTCGGCGGCCGCGAATTTCGCCTGGGCCAATCGACAGGCCGTCATGCACCTGGTGCGAACCGCTTTCGAACGGGTCCTGAAGGCGGGCAAGGGCAGGCTTGGCATGGAGCTTGTCTGGGACGTGGCCCACAATATCGCGAAGTTCGAGACACACCTGGTTGGCGGCAAGGAGCGCCGCCTCTGCGTCCACCGCAAGGGCGCGACGAGAGCCTTCGCACCCGGCAGGCCCGAAGTGCCCAAGCGTTACCGCGAGATCGGTCAGCCGGTTATCGTGCCGGGCGACATGGGCTCGGCGTCCTTCGTGCTGGTGGGCACCCAGACGGCCATGGAGCGCACCTGGGGGAGCACCTGCCATGGTGCGGGACGGGTCCTGTCGCGCCACCAGGCACTGAAGCTGCAGCGTGGTGATGAGGTGGCGAGGAAGCTGGAGGCTCAGGGGATCGTGGTCCGGGCTGCCGGGAAAAAAACCCTTGCGGAAGAGGCCCCGGAAGCCTACAAGGACGTGAGCCGCGTGGTGGATGCTTGCGTCTGCGCGCAGATCGCGCGGAAGGTGGTCCGCCTGCGTCCTGTCGCGGTGATGAAGGGATAG
- a CDS encoding ParB/RepB/Spo0J family partition protein — MRKRSLGRGLSELIPSGPINDSRALVEVPINSLYPNPMQPRADVDPDRLEELTLSIEAHGVLQPIIVRKKGDDYEIVAGERRWRAAQRAGLETVPCITQDITDEESLQLALIENLQREDLSPLEAARGYRRLINEFALTQEELARYLGKSRSAIANTLRLLDLPEEIQTAIQSGAMSEGHGRALLGLSGDPEAMLALARKIQEDGLTVREVERAVREALDREESQAVSEKPQRPRLDPNLRAIQDHLQGVLMTKVRIRQKSKGDGRIEINYSSAEELERLVLLLELLDQLN, encoded by the coding sequence GTGCGTAAACGGTCACTGGGCAGAGGTCTCAGCGAGTTGATCCCCTCCGGACCCATCAACGATTCCAGGGCCCTCGTGGAAGTGCCTATCAACTCTCTCTACCCGAATCCGATGCAGCCGCGAGCCGATGTTGATCCCGATCGGCTGGAAGAGCTGACCCTATCCATCGAGGCCCACGGCGTTTTGCAGCCCATCATCGTCCGAAAGAAAGGCGATGACTATGAGATCGTCGCCGGCGAGCGCCGGTGGCGAGCAGCGCAGAGAGCAGGACTGGAAACGGTGCCCTGCATTACCCAGGACATCACCGATGAAGAGTCACTCCAGCTGGCTCTCATCGAAAACCTGCAACGTGAAGACCTCAGCCCTCTCGAGGCCGCCCGCGGATACAGACGCCTCATCAATGAATTCGCGCTCACCCAGGAAGAGCTCGCGCGGTACCTGGGGAAGAGCCGATCCGCAATCGCCAACACTCTCCGACTCCTGGACCTCCCGGAGGAAATCCAGACCGCGATCCAGTCCGGCGCCATGTCCGAGGGCCACGGTAGAGCGCTCCTTGGCCTGTCTGGCGATCCCGAGGCCATGCTCGCACTCGCCAGGAAGATTCAGGAAGATGGGCTGACCGTCAGAGAAGTCGAGCGTGCCGTGCGGGAAGCTCTGGATAGGGAAGAGAGCCAGGCCGTCTCAGAAAAACCGCAGAGACCGCGCCTCGACCCCAACCTCCGTGCAATCCAGGACCACTTGCAGGGGGTTCTTATGACCAAAGTGCGGATCCGCCAGAAGTCCAAAGGGGACGGGCGCATCGAGATCAACTACTCCAGCGCCGAGGAACTCGAGCGACTGGTGCTGCTGCTGGAACTCCTGGACCAACTCAACTAG
- a CDS encoding class I SAM-dependent methyltransferase: MQVISTDAAGLDQLAGWLSEYAPRTGLLGYCSRDAILENAVLPVRALAPLLDGPVLGDWAELGAGSGALGLALAILCPACSVTLLDRRERASQFSELASRRLQIPNVRTPTCDLRPGCGEPRFTGTILRAMTETRLALAIAAEVSRRWICAWHSPGLPAYDSAPKGFSIASRSGLLAPNLIATLYARP; this comes from the coding sequence CTGCAAGTGATCTCCACAGACGCCGCTGGCCTCGACCAACTGGCCGGATGGCTCTCCGAGTACGCGCCACGCACAGGACTTCTAGGCTATTGCTCTCGCGATGCCATCCTGGAGAACGCAGTCCTTCCTGTCCGGGCACTCGCGCCGCTTCTCGACGGCCCTGTCCTCGGCGATTGGGCGGAACTCGGCGCAGGATCTGGCGCCCTCGGTCTCGCTCTGGCGATCCTTTGCCCCGCGTGCAGTGTGACTCTGCTAGACCGCAGGGAACGGGCATCACAGTTTTCCGAACTCGCGTCTCGACGCCTTCAAATCCCTAATGTGCGCACGCCGACCTGTGACTTGCGTCCTGGCTGCGGCGAGCCCCGCTTCACCGGGACGATCCTGCGGGCCATGACTGAAACCCGGTTGGCATTGGCCATTGCTGCCGAGGTATCCCGCCGCTGGATATGCGCCTGGCATTCGCCAGGCCTGCCTGCCTACGACTCTGCCCCAAAGGGGTTTTCAATTGCGTCGCGCAGCGGCCTTCTCGCGCCCAACCTCATCGCGACGCTTTACGCGCGTCCATAG